A genomic segment from Halorubrum depositum encodes:
- a CDS encoding CDP-alcohol phosphatidyltransferase family protein — protein sequence MTLDQYRSVADRLLGPWVRAAARLGLSPDQVSVLAFGVAVAAAGAFAVGEPLFYAVGAVCVLLNGWLDLVDGALARHLAVSSDGGDLLDHVLDRYADIAIIAGFTVGIEAYALGFLAVTGVLMTSYMGTQIQAVGIGREYGGLLGRADRLALMGAVGLVAAVYAAPVVAGLNVVGLLLALFAAVGHLTAVQRFLGAWSDL from the coding sequence ATGACCCTCGACCAGTACCGCTCGGTGGCGGACCGGCTGCTCGGCCCGTGGGTGCGCGCCGCGGCCCGGCTCGGGCTCTCGCCAGACCAGGTGAGCGTCCTCGCGTTCGGCGTGGCGGTCGCGGCCGCGGGCGCGTTCGCGGTCGGCGAGCCGCTGTTTTACGCCGTCGGCGCGGTCTGCGTCCTGCTCAACGGCTGGCTCGACCTCGTCGACGGCGCGCTCGCCCGTCACCTGGCGGTCTCCTCGGACGGCGGCGACCTCCTCGACCACGTGCTCGACCGGTACGCCGACATCGCGATCATCGCGGGGTTCACGGTCGGGATCGAGGCGTACGCCCTCGGCTTCCTCGCCGTCACCGGCGTCCTGATGACTTCGTACATGGGCACCCAGATCCAGGCGGTCGGCATCGGCCGCGAGTACGGGGGACTCCTGGGCCGGGCGGATCGGCTCGCGCTGATGGGAGCCGTCGGCCTCGTCGCCGCCGTCTACGCGGCGCCGGTCGTCGCCGGGCTCAACGTCGTCGGCCTCCTGCTCGCGCTGTTCGCCGCGGTCGGCCACCTCACCGCGGTCCAGCGGTTCCTCGGCGCGTGGTCCGATTTATAA
- a CDS encoding adenylate kinase family protein yields MSGESSTEGGDAAAHRDADSDPDPTRVAVTGTPGTGKSTATALLEDEYDVIHLNDLIKDDDALWTERDADRDTLVADLDAVREHLGDWTGVLDSHLAHRFDVDRVVVLRCHPETVETRLRERGEPDATAEENAESEALDVILSEAVAEHGTENVYEIDTTDRDPQAVADEIRAAIEGERGPSAGTVDFIEYI; encoded by the coding sequence GTGAGCGGGGAGTCGTCGACGGAGGGCGGAGACGCCGCCGCCCACCGGGACGCCGATTCGGACCCCGACCCGACCCGCGTCGCCGTCACCGGCACCCCCGGAACCGGTAAGTCGACCGCGACCGCCTTGCTCGAAGACGAATACGACGTGATCCACCTCAACGACCTGATAAAGGACGACGACGCGCTCTGGACCGAGCGCGACGCCGACCGCGACACCCTCGTCGCCGACCTCGACGCGGTGCGGGAACACCTCGGCGACTGGACCGGCGTCCTCGACTCCCACCTCGCGCACCGGTTCGACGTCGACCGCGTCGTCGTCTTGCGCTGTCACCCGGAGACGGTCGAGACGCGGCTCCGCGAGCGCGGGGAGCCGGACGCGACGGCAGAGGAAAACGCGGAGAGCGAGGCGCTCGACGTGATCCTCTCGGAGGCCGTCGCGGAACACGGGACGGAGAACGTGTACGAGATCGACACGACGGACCGCGACCCTCAAGCCGTGGCCGACGAGATCCGCGCCGCGATCGAGGGCGAGCGCGGCCCGAGCGCCGGCACCGTCGACTTCATCGAATATATATGA
- the hisC gene encoding histidinol-phosphate transaminase, with amino-acid sequence MQPRDLSDHSPYVPGRGVEEVARERGIDPDDLIKLSSNENPHGPSPAAVEAIREHADRVHQYPKSSHTDLTAKIAEKWGVTTEQVWVSPGADGSIDYLARAALEPGDEVLVPAPGFAYYGMSARYHHGEVTEYDLSPADGFAQDAETVLSAYGGERIVYVTSPHNPSGSTMPLDEVEAIADATAEETLVVVDEAYGEFADVDSAIPLVDERDDVAVLRTFSKAYGLAGLRIGYSVVPEAWGEAYARVNTPFAANELACRAALAALDDEGHVEESIETARWAREYIVDELDAPTVESAGNFVLAEVGDAERVADAAQERGVIIRDCTSFGLPNHVRISTGTREETREAIDRLNETLADLGLGVRA; translated from the coding sequence ATGCAACCACGCGATCTCTCGGACCACTCGCCGTACGTCCCGGGCCGGGGCGTCGAGGAGGTCGCCCGCGAGCGCGGGATCGACCCCGACGACCTGATCAAGCTCTCCTCGAACGAGAACCCGCACGGCCCGAGCCCGGCGGCGGTCGAGGCGATCCGCGAGCACGCCGACCGCGTCCACCAGTACCCGAAGTCCTCGCACACCGACCTCACCGCGAAGATCGCCGAGAAGTGGGGCGTGACGACCGAGCAGGTGTGGGTCTCGCCCGGCGCCGACGGCTCGATCGACTACCTCGCGCGGGCCGCGCTGGAACCGGGCGACGAGGTCCTCGTCCCGGCGCCCGGCTTCGCCTACTACGGGATGTCGGCCCGGTACCACCACGGCGAGGTGACGGAGTACGACCTCTCCCCGGCCGACGGCTTCGCGCAGGACGCCGAGACGGTCCTGAGCGCGTACGGCGGCGAACGGATCGTCTACGTCACCTCCCCGCACAACCCCTCGGGGTCGACGATGCCGCTGGACGAGGTCGAGGCGATCGCGGACGCGACCGCCGAGGAGACGCTCGTCGTCGTGGACGAGGCGTACGGCGAGTTCGCCGACGTCGACAGCGCGATCCCCCTCGTCGACGAGCGCGACGACGTAGCGGTGCTCCGGACGTTCTCGAAGGCGTACGGGCTCGCGGGGCTCCGGATCGGGTACAGCGTCGTCCCCGAGGCGTGGGGCGAGGCGTACGCCCGGGTGAACACCCCGTTCGCCGCGAACGAGCTCGCCTGCCGGGCCGCGCTCGCCGCCCTCGACGACGAGGGACACGTCGAGGAGTCGATCGAGACGGCCCGCTGGGCCCGCGAGTACATCGTGGACGAGCTCGACGCACCGACCGTCGAGTCGGCCGGCAACTTCGTGCTCGCCGAGGTCGGCGACGCGGAGCGGGTCGCCGACGCGGCCCAGGAGCGCGGCGTGATCATCCGCGACTGCACCTCGTTCGGGCTGCCGAACCACGTCCGGATCTCGACCGGGACCCGCGAGGAGACCCGAGAGGCGATCGACCGGCTCAACGAGACGCTCGCCGACCTCGGGCTCGGTGTTCGGGCGTGA
- a CDS encoding fumarylacetoacetate hydrolase family protein, which translates to MHHARFRDPAGSIREGTYDPATDTVAFGGDEYALDDSAIDVLPPTDPTKIVCIGRNYADHAAELGNDVPDRPLLFLKPPNALASHGDTVTVPEGKDRIDWEAELAVVIGEQCKAVDADDAMDVVAGFTCMNDVSNRDDQNREQNWVRGKAFDNAAPLGPVMATPDEVPADASVELRVNGETKQSSDREHLIFDVPTLIEEITTYLTLEAGDVIATGTPEGVGALSDGDTVEVEIEGVGTLEHDVRVP; encoded by the coding sequence ATGCACCACGCACGGTTCCGCGATCCGGCCGGCTCGATCCGCGAAGGCACGTACGACCCCGCGACCGACACCGTCGCCTTCGGCGGCGACGAGTACGCGCTCGACGACTCCGCGATCGACGTGCTCCCGCCGACGGACCCCACGAAGATCGTCTGTATCGGACGCAACTACGCCGACCACGCGGCCGAGCTCGGCAACGACGTGCCGGACCGCCCGCTCCTCTTCCTGAAGCCGCCGAACGCGCTGGCGAGCCACGGCGACACGGTCACCGTCCCCGAGGGGAAAGACCGGATCGACTGGGAGGCGGAGCTGGCGGTCGTGATCGGCGAGCAGTGCAAGGCCGTCGACGCCGACGACGCGATGGACGTCGTCGCCGGCTTCACCTGCATGAACGACGTCTCGAACCGCGACGACCAGAACCGCGAGCAGAACTGGGTGCGCGGGAAGGCGTTCGACAACGCCGCGCCGCTCGGGCCCGTGATGGCGACCCCGGACGAGGTCCCCGCGGACGCGAGCGTCGAGCTCCGGGTGAACGGCGAGACGAAGCAGTCGAGCGACCGCGAACACCTCATCTTCGACGTGCCGACCCTGATCGAGGAGATCACGACGTACCTCACGCTGGAGGCCGGCGACGTGATCGCGACCGGGACGCCGGAGGGCGTGGGCGCGCTCTCCGACGGCGACACGGTCGAGGTCGAGATCGAAGGCGTCGGGACCCTCGAACACGACGTGCGCGTCCCCTGA
- a CDS encoding zinc ribbon domain-containing protein codes for MPSTTSGPADPPSVCPSCDASLPSDASFCPDCGADVGGRSAHCPDCGDRFEPDDRFCSNCGASRPDADGESERAFRRRVRDHLDAGWEIERDDGDRVTVVDREIGSVGVHVLLLLFTGGVGNLLYGWWHYSKLAERRRLVRGDSTRVRAPSRSERSRRLGTVSAYLLSGLLLAVGGWIGFFAFEVASLPVALVGLAFALLGAGAAPPAQERLQRRHRVTAFGRLKTVDHRVVRPPESVDDPCVVCGEPFERGVVSRRRDETVVAGVPVRTHAVRHNHYCADCAREELFGGSAGEGPDLDAVGPGLDAPDTGSGDREHPTELSESADREGE; via the coding sequence ATGCCCTCCACGACCAGCGGCCCCGCCGACCCGCCGTCGGTCTGTCCGTCGTGCGACGCGTCGCTCCCGTCCGACGCGAGCTTCTGTCCGGACTGCGGCGCCGACGTCGGCGGCCGATCCGCGCACTGCCCGGACTGCGGCGACCGGTTCGAACCGGACGACCGGTTCTGCTCGAACTGCGGCGCGTCCCGCCCCGACGCCGACGGCGAGAGCGAGCGGGCGTTCCGTCGCCGCGTCCGGGACCACCTCGACGCCGGGTGGGAGATCGAGCGCGACGACGGCGACCGCGTCACCGTCGTCGACAGGGAGATCGGCTCGGTGGGCGTCCACGTCCTCCTTTTGCTGTTCACGGGCGGCGTCGGGAACCTGCTGTACGGCTGGTGGCACTACTCGAAGCTGGCCGAGCGGCGCCGGCTGGTTCGGGGCGACTCGACGCGGGTCCGCGCCCCCTCGCGCTCCGAGCGCAGTCGGCGGCTCGGAACGGTCTCCGCGTACCTCCTGAGCGGGCTGCTGCTGGCCGTCGGCGGCTGGATCGGCTTTTTCGCCTTCGAGGTCGCCTCCCTGCCCGTCGCGCTCGTCGGACTGGCGTTCGCCCTCCTCGGCGCGGGCGCGGCGCCGCCGGCCCAAGAGCGCCTACAGCGTCGCCACCGGGTCACCGCGTTCGGCCGACTGAAGACGGTCGACCACCGAGTGGTCCGCCCGCCGGAGTCCGTCGACGACCCGTGCGTCGTCTGCGGCGAGCCCTTCGAGCGCGGAGTCGTCAGTCGACGGCGCGACGAGACGGTCGTGGCGGGCGTGCCGGTCCGTACACACGCGGTCCGTCACAACCACTACTGCGCGGACTGCGCCCGCGAGGAGCTGTTCGGCGGATCCGCCGGGGAGGGGCCCGACCTCGATGCGGTCGGACCGGGCCTCGATGCACCCGACACCGGCTCCGGCGACCGGGAGCACCCCACCGAGCTCTCGGAGTCGGCGGACCGCGAAGGGGAGTGA
- a CDS encoding metal-dependent hydrolase, translating to MELTWHGHSTWHVVVDDTELLIDPYFDNPKTDVDPEELDPDYLLLTHGHTDHIADADRFEGATVVATPELTGYVQDTFGHEHTLPAGGMNIGGTVECGDAWVTMVRADHSNGIDTGYGTSGGMPTGFVIGDKKPTQESDPDCTTFYHAGDTALMSEMVDVIAPYLEPDAAALPAGDHFTMGPAGAGIAADWVGADVVFPMHYDTFGPIEIETREFVNEVKAAGAAAEPVVLEGDETYVLES from the coding sequence ATGGAACTCACCTGGCACGGTCACTCGACGTGGCACGTCGTCGTCGACGACACGGAGCTCCTGATCGATCCGTACTTCGACAACCCGAAGACCGACGTCGACCCGGAGGAGCTCGACCCCGACTACCTCCTCTTGACCCACGGACACACGGACCACATCGCCGACGCCGACCGCTTCGAGGGCGCGACCGTCGTCGCCACCCCGGAGCTCACCGGCTACGTCCAGGACACGTTCGGCCACGAGCACACGCTCCCCGCCGGCGGGATGAACATCGGCGGCACCGTCGAGTGCGGCGACGCGTGGGTGACGATGGTCCGCGCGGACCACTCGAACGGGATCGACACCGGGTACGGCACCTCCGGCGGGATGCCGACCGGCTTCGTCATCGGGGACAAGAAGCCGACCCAGGAGTCCGACCCCGACTGCACGACGTTCTACCACGCGGGCGACACCGCGCTGATGTCCGAGATGGTCGACGTGATCGCCCCGTACCTGGAGCCGGACGCCGCCGCGCTCCCCGCCGGCGACCACTTCACGATGGGGCCAGCGGGCGCCGGCATCGCCGCCGACTGGGTGGGCGCCGACGTGGTGTTCCCGATGCATTACGACACGTTCGGACCGATCGAGATCGAGACGCGGGAGTTCGTCAACGAGGTGAAGGCCGCGGGCGCCGCCGCCGAGCCCGTCGTCCTCGAGGGCGACGAGACGTACGTGCTGGAGTCGTAG
- a CDS encoding OsmC family protein yields the protein MSDIQTSTVSEEGYACTSQVGDFDLQIDATDETGPNPNAALVATYASCYLPAFRVGGSQRGEEDLGKIQIDASADLDDDDDLEAIAFDVHVEADLDDETASEIAERAEGICHVHSALREGLHADISVYPGAF from the coding sequence ATGTCTGACATCCAGACGTCGACCGTCTCCGAGGAAGGGTACGCCTGCACGAGTCAGGTCGGCGACTTCGACCTGCAGATCGACGCGACCGACGAGACGGGACCGAACCCGAACGCCGCGCTCGTCGCGACGTACGCCTCCTGTTACCTCCCCGCATTCCGCGTGGGCGGGAGCCAGCGCGGCGAGGAGGACCTCGGGAAGATCCAGATCGACGCGAGCGCCGATCTCGACGACGACGACGACCTGGAGGCCATCGCCTTCGACGTCCACGTCGAGGCCGACCTCGACGACGAGACCGCGTCCGAGATCGCCGAGCGCGCCGAGGGGATCTGTCACGTCCACAGCGCGCTGCGCGAGGGGCTCCACGCCGACATCAGCGTCTACCCCGGCGCGTTCTGA